The stretch of DNA TGTGCCTAAAGGTAAGCACAAGGGAGAAACAGCCGACGTATCAAGCCACATTGAAGAATATTACAGTCTAAGGAATCTCAAGAATGGCAAGATAGGGAGCGAAAGGATGAGAGAGGCCACATCCAAAGCTAAGGCAGCTAGAATAGCCTAAGTACAAACCGCTCCTTACCGACCAGGAAGTCTTACAAAAATGCTCATAAAATGGTAGGACCTTAGATTGTAGCTTTCTCTTTCAGTTGAATCTATTTTCAGTATCGGGTAGAGTTGTCAAATAGGCTGACGAAGACTCATAGTCAAGAAGAAAAACTTAAACAATTCATAACGGTAATTGTAACTCCCATCCCCCCAGATGGACGGGGACGACAGAATGCCCCAGTAACTTACCTGATGATGACAGTGTTGACCTCAGCCTTATCCAACATAGTTTCATAGTTTGTCACATGAAGTCGCAGGTTCGGGTGAACGGTAAACCAGCGTAACAATAGAAGACCACTACTAACCCGTAGTACCCAATTTAAAGAGCAATAAAGTCTTAGATCTATCCCCCCAAGGCCCGCCCCCGAGCCCCCGCTCCCAGAGTTTGAAGCAGGCCAGAGGGTTACCCTGCAGGGCTTCTCCCCCCGTTCCCCCCGCGAACGCCGGTCGGCCGGGGTCGGCTGCTCCCTTCCGGGCCTCGCCGGGTGGCCCCGGCTACGGCGGCTTCGGCCGGCCCTCCGGCTGGCCGCCCGCCTCCGCCGGCCCCGCGGGACGGGGTTCATTGTACCCTGCAGGCCCTTGCTGGCCTGCTTCAAGCTCTGGGGGCGGGTTCTTCTGGCCCCCGCGTGGCGCCTTCGGGGCCCCCATGGCTGGGGGCGGAGGGTCGGCGGTGCCCTCCGGCCCTTCCTCGGGGGCGGGCCATTTAGAATATAATCTGGCTTGGAGGTTTATTTGGGTGGGGGTGTGGTGTGGTGGCTGAGTGGGGGTGGCTTGTTGCCGCTGGTTTTCTGCTGATATTTCTCGGCGTGTTCCTCGTCTTTATTGGTGTCTTTGCCTCGGCTGTTCAGGGTGGGGGTAGGGTTGAGGGTGGGGGGGTTGTGGTTGTAGGCCCTATTCCTATAGTGTTTGGTAGTAGTGAGAGGATGTTCCTCTTATCAGCGATTATCGGCCTTGTGTTCATGATTCTTGCTATTGCTCTAGTGCTCCTCGCTAGGAAGGGTGTCTAGAGCGTTATTTGGAGAGCGTTTCAACAGCCTGTTCTACCCCCTCTCTCTTAATCTTCTCCAGCTCCTCTACAGCTCTCTTGTAGGCTTGGATCACGTTGGATTTAGCCTCTCCCAGGAGGTGGGCGCTGGACGATTTGAGAATATCGCTCTTTTCCCTCAGGAAGCTCTCTAGATCTATCCTGGCCACTACAAGGTCACCCAAGTCTCTTGTGCTGCTATAGCGGGCTTAACTATTCCCTCGCGTACTGGGGGCTAT from Aeropyrum pernix K1 encodes:
- a CDS encoding TIGR00304 family membrane protein yields the protein MAEWGWLVAAGFLLIFLGVFLVFIGVFASAVQGGGRVEGGGVVVVGPIPIVFGSSERMFLLSAIIGLVFMILAIALVLLARKGV